The nucleotide sequence TGCGCGTCGAAGCGCAGGCGATGCGCCATGTCGTCATTGCCGGGCTGCGGATTCATGCCGATCAGGATCTGCGGATCCTCATCGTCGATGTACAGGAACTCGATGGATTCCTGGGGATACAGCCGCTTGCTCTCCGCCACCACGGCATCCAGGCTGACCCTCGGCGTGCCGGACGCGACCTCGGCATACGGCTTGGCGTCGTCCAGCCAGTGCTCGATTTCATGCGTGAAGATCAATGGCAGGCCGGTCAGGCACAGCATCAGCAGGAAAACGGTGCAGACCAGGCTGCTCCATTTGTGAATTTCAAACCAGGCCTTGAGGGACAGTTTCCCCATGCTGTCGAACTCCGTCCGCGTCGCGAAGTTAATAATAAGAATCTATCTCAATATTGTACCCATTTGTGCGCATCCGGTCGCAATGGTGCAAACGTGGTCCATATTCTTGGTGCTTTTCGCGCCCCTCCGGATAGACCATCATGGGCGGCATGAACCCGGCTGCCGCCAAGCGGGCCCGCAGTACAACGTCGCCCTTCCTAGGACCAGACCCGGCTTGCGGGCAGGCGGCCGCCTCCTTGCAAACCCATCCGCGTAGAGGACACACCATGAGCCAACGCCTGAACTACTACAAGCTGAGCGCCGAACTGGCCAAGAAGTACACCGAATTCAGCGTGGCGCTGAAAAAGCGCCCCGTCGTGGAGGAACTCGGCCACCTGGTGACACTGCGCGCATCGCAGATGAACGGCTGCGTGTTCTGCGTGGACATGCATGTCAAGGAGGGCCGCATCCATGGCGAGCGGGAGCTGCGCCAGCACCATGTGGCCATCTGGTGGGAATCGCCTTTGTTCATCGACCGGGAGAAGGCCGCGCTGGCCTGGACGGAGATCGTCACGCGGTTGCCGGCCCACGGTATTCCCGAAGAGGCCTACCAGCAGGCGCTCGCGCACTTCAGCGAAGAGGAGCTGTCCGACCTGACATTCCTGGTCGTCGGCATCAACGGCTGGAACCGCCTGGGCGTCGCCTTCCTGCCGGTCCCGGGCTCCGCGGACGAGCTGTATGGCCTGACCAAGGCCGGCCTGAAATAGGCAGACGCCCGCGTCCGCTGCACGGCAGCCAGGCGCCCGCCCGAATCCGGGAAAAAAAGGCCAGGCGATCGCCTGGCCTTTCTGTCTTCATCGCGGGAAAGTCCACGGACATTCCCGACCGCCGTATCGCGGTTGGCCGCGACGCCGCGGGAATCGCCCAGGGCCGCTCCGCACGGGACGGCAAGAGCGGCCGCGGCCCCGCCAGCAAGCGCCGGCGGGCATGCGCGCCTTAGTGGCGACGCCCCGGGGCGGCCCGCAGGCGACGCGCGGCAACCGCCTGCGCCGCCAGCATGGCGAGCTCCGCTTCCACCACGGCGATGTCCGCCTTGTCCTTGGCGTTGCGCAAGGCCTCTTCCGCCTTCTGGCGGGCAGCCTCGGCCTTGGCTTCGTCCAGGTCGGCCGCGCGTATGGCCGTATCGGCCAGCACGGTGACGCTGCCGGGCTGCACCTCCAGGATGCCGCCGGCGACAAAGACGTTCTCTTCGCTATTGTCCTCGCGGACGATCTTCAACGTACCCGGGCGGATTCGCGAGATCAGCGGGGTGTGGCCGGGCAGGATGCCCAGCTCGCCCGCTTCGCCAGGCAGAACCACGAACTTCGCCTCGCCGGTGAAGATCGCCGCTTCCGCGCTGACCACGTCGACATGCAGGGTAGCCATATCGGATCCTTATTGCAGTTTCTTGGCCTTCTCGAAGGCTTCGTCGATCGTGCCGACCATGTAGAAGGCCTGCTCCGGCAGGGCGTCGCATTCGCCGTTCACGATCATCTTGAAACCGCGGATGGTTTCGGCCAGCGGCACGTACTTGCCGGGCGAGCCCGTGAACACTTCGGCCACGTGGAAGGGCTGCGACAGGAAGCGCTGGATCTTCCGGGCGCGCGCCACGGCCAGCTTGTCCTCGGGCGAGAGTTCGTCCATGCCCAGGATCGCGATGATGTCGCGCAGTTCCTTGTAGCGCTGCAGCGTCTGCTGCACGCCACGGGCAACGGCGTAGTGCTCTTCGCCCACGACCTGCGGGTCCAGCTGGCGGCTGGTGGAATCCAGGGGATCCACGGCCGGGTAGATACCCAGGGCGGCGATGTCACGCGACAGCACGACGGTGGAGTCCAAGTGCTGGAAGGTCGTGGCGGGCGACGGGTCGGTCAAGTCATCCGCCGGCACGTACACGGCCTGGATGGAGGTAATGGAACCGGTCTTGGTGGACGTAATGCGTTCCTGCAGCTTGCCCATTTCCTCGGCCAGCGTGGGCTGGTAGCCCACCGCCGACGGCATACGGCCCAGCAGCGCGGACACTTCCGTACCGGCCAGCGTGTAGCGGTAGATGTTGTCGACGAAGAACAGGATGTCGCGGCCTTCGTCGCGGAACTTCTCGGCCATGGTCAGGCCGGTCAGGGCCACGCGCAGGCGGTTGCCCGGGGGCTCGTTCATCTGGCCGAACACCATCGCCACCTTGTCCAGCACGTTCGACTCTTCCATTTCGTGGTAGAAGTCGTTGCCTTCGCGGGTGCGCTCGCCGACGCCGGCGAACACCGACAGACCGCTATGCTGCTTGGCGATGTTGTTGATCAGCTCCATCATGTTCACGGTCTTGCCGACGCCGGCGCCACCGAACAGGCCCACCTTGCCGCCCTTGGCGAAGGGGCAGACCAGGTCGATAACCTTGATGCCGGTTTCGAGCAGTTCCACGGACGGCGACAGTTCGTCGAACTTGGGCGCTTCCTGGTGGATGGCACGCTTTTCTTCATGCTGGATGGCGCCGGCTTCGTCGATGGGACGGCCCAGCACGTCCATGATGCGGCCCAGCGTACCGGTACCGACGGGCACCGAGATGGGCGCGCCGGTGGCGGCGACGTTCATGCCGCGGCGCAGGCCGTCGCTGGAACCCAGCGCGATGGTACGCACCACGCCGTCGCCCAGCTGCTGCTGGACTTCGAAGGTCAGGCCTTTCTCGGCGAAGGCGTTGCCTTCTTCGGTCAGGGTAAGCGCCTCGTAGATCTTGGGCATTTGATCGCGGGGGAACTGAATATCCACCACGGCGCCGATGCACTGAACGATGGTTCCGTTGCTCATGTCGATTCCTTTGATAACTCTATGTCCTGTCAGGATGCTGCGTCCGTGACGCCGGGTACGATGTCCGGCCCGGCGTCAAACGGCGGCGGCGCCCCCCACGATTTCCGAAATTTCCTTGGTGATCGCGGCCTGGCGGGTCTTGTTGTAGACCAGTTGCAGATCGCCGATCACTTTCTTGGCGTTGTCCGAGGCGGCCTTCATGGCCACCATGCGGGCAGATTGTTCCGAGGCCATGTTTTCGGCCACGGCCTGGAACAGCACGCCTTCGACATAACGTTGCAGCAGATCGTCGATGACCGTGCGGGCGTCGGGTTCGTAGATGTAGTCCCAGCTGTATTCGCTCTTCAGTGCGGCGGTGGTTTCGCCGGCATGGAAGGGATCTTCCAGGTCGCCGCTGGGCAGCGGCAGCAGGCGCAGCATCACCGGCTCTTGCTTCATCGTGTTGACGAAGCGCGTGGTGGCGACATACAGCTCGTCGATACGACCGTCCAGGTAGGCATCCAGCTGCACCTTGATGGCGCCCAGCAGGCGATCCAGGTGGGGCTGGTCGCCCAGGCCGACTTCCTGCGACACCAGGTTTGCGCTGATACGGGTCAGCAGCCCCAGGCCCTTGTTGCCCAGCGCCGTGAACTGCACCTTGACGCCGCGCTCCTGGAATTCCTTGAGCTTGGCCAGCGTCACGCGCGAAACGTTGGTATTCAGGCCGCCGCACAGGCCCTTGTCGGTGGTCACCAGCACCACGCCAACCGCCTTGACCTGCTCGCGCTCGATCAGGTAGGGGTGGCTGTATTCCGGATTGGCCTGCATCAGGTGCGACGCGATGGCGCGCACCTTGGTGGCGTAGGGCCGGCCCGCGCGCATCCGTTCCTGCGCCTTGCGCATCTTGGACGCGGCGACCATTTCCATCGCCTTGGTGATCTTGCGCGTGTTCTGCACGCTCTTGATCTTGGTACGGATTTCCTTGATTCCGGGCATTGCGCTTTCCTGGTGAGACGGTCGGCGGTGGAGCCTTCACTCCATCCGCCCTGCAGGCCGGGCGCGCCCTAGGGCGCCCGCCGACCTCATCACAGTCAAAATGTCTTAAAAAGCACCGTGCTTCTTGAACTCCTGGATTTCCGAGGCCAGCACGGCTTCGTCGTCCTTCGAGAGTTCCTTGGTATCTTCGATGCGCTGGATCACTTCGGGCAGCTTGGACTTCAGGTGGTCCTTCAGCGCCTTTTCGAAAGCCAGCACCTGCGACACTTCGACGTCGTCCAGGTAGCCGTTGTTCACGGTGTACAGGCTGACGGCCAGTTCCCAGACCTGCAGCGGCTGGTACTGCGGCTGCTTCAGCAGTTCCACCACGCGCTTGCCGCGCTCCAGCTGGCGACGGGTGGCGTCGTCCAGGTCGGAGGCGAACTGCGCGAACGCGGCCAGTTCGCGGTACTGCGCCAGGTCGGTACGGATACCGCCGGACAGCTTCTTGATGACCTTGGTCTGGGCGGCACCGCCCACGCGCGACACCGAAATACCCGCGTTGATGGCGGGACGCACGCCGGCGTTGAACAGGTCGGTTTCCAGGAAGATCTGGCCGTCCGTGATCGAGATCACGTTGGTCGGAACGAACGCGGAAACGTCGCCCGCCTGCGTTTCGATGATGGGCAGCGCGGTCAGCGAACCGGTCTTGCCCTTCACGGCGCCATTAGTGAACTTCTCGACGTACTCTTCGTTGACGCGAGCGGCACGCTCCAGCAGGCGCGAGTGCAGGTAGAACACGTCGCCGGGATAGGCTTCGCGGCCCGGCGGACGGCGCAGCAGCAGCGAAACCTGGCGATAGGCCCAGGCCTGCTTGGTCAGGTCGTCATAAATGATCAGGGCATCTTCGCCGCGATCGCGGAAGTACTCGCCCATGGTGCAGCCGGCGTACGGGGCCAGGTACTGCATGGCCGCGGAATCCGACGCCGAGGCGGCGACGACGATGGTGTATTCCATCGCGCCGTGCTCTTCCAGCTTGCGCACCACGTTGTTGATCGTGGACGCCTTCTGGCCGATGGCGACGTAGACGCAGGTCACGCCCTTGCCCTTCTGGCTGATGATGGTGTCCACCGCGACGGCGGTCTTGCCGGTCTGGCGGTCGCCGATGATCAGCTCGCGCTGGCCACGGCCGATGGGCACCATGGAATCGATGGCCTTGATACCGGTCTGCACGGGCTGGGACACGGAACGGCGCGCGATCACGCCCGGCGCGACCTTTTCGATCACGTCGGTTTCCTTGGTATTGACCGGACCGCGGCCGTCGATGGGCTCGCCCAGCGTGTTGACCACGCGGCCCTTCAGTTCGGGACCGACCGGCACTTCCAGAATGCGGCCGGTCGTCTTGACCTGGTCGCCTTCCGACACGCCGGTGTAGTCGCCCAGAATCACGGCGCCGACGGAGTCGCGCTCCAGGTTCAGGGCCAGGCCGAAGGTGTTATTGGGGAATTCGAGCATTTCGCCCTGCATCACGTCGGACAGGCCGTGGATGCGGGTGATACCGTCGGTCACGGAAACGACCGTGCCCTGCGTACGGATATCGGTCGAAGCGCCCAGGCCCTCGATGCGGCTCTTGAGCAGTTCGCTGATCTCGGAGGGATTGAGTTGCATGTTCAGACTCCTGGAATCCTGTTAGTCGCGTGGCGATGGGCTTATGCCGCCAGCGTGTCGCGCATGCGGGCCAATTGGGCTTGCACGGATGTATCGAGTACCTGGTCGCCGACAGCCACCCGCACCCCGCCGATAAGGGAGGGATCGATGGTGACGTGGGGCTTGAGCTTGAGGCCGAACTTCAGTTCCAGGGCGCTCAGCAAGTCCTTGACCTGTTCGGGCGTCATCTCGAACGCGCTGGTGATGTTGGCCTGCGCCGTGCCTTCGTGGCGGTTCTTCAGCGCCAGGAACTGCTCGGCGATTTCGGGCAGCAACAACAGGCGGCCGTTTTCGACCAGCACGTCGATGAAGTTGCGGGCGGCTTGCGGCACCTCGCCCTTGAGCAAGGCGGCGAAGGTCTGCGCACGCTCGTCGTCCCCCAGGCGGGGATCGGACATGGCCTCACGGACGTCCGCGTTGGCGGCGACCTGGGCCATTTGATTCACCAGGCCGGCCCAGAGGTCCAGCCCGGCCTTGTCGTCGCGCGCGGCGGCGAACAAGGCTTCGGCATAAGGCCGGGCGACAGTCGATAGTTCAGCCATGACGTTTCCGGATTAAAGCTGGGCCTTGAGCTGGGTGAGCAGCTCGGCATGGGCGCGGGCGTCGATCTCGCGCCGCAGGATCTGCTCGGCACCCTTGACCGCCAGCGCGGCGACTTCGTCGCGCAGGTTGTCGCGCGCGCGCTGCACTTCCAGCTCGGCGTCCTGCCTGGCTTGCGCAACGATGCGGGCCCGTTCGGCCTCGGCTTCGCGGCGAGCTTGCTCGAGCAGCTGGGCGGCCTGCTTTTCGGCTTCCACCATGCGCGCGTGGTTTTCAGACTTGGCAGAAGCCTCGATCAGACTGATGCGCGCCTGCGCCTGGGCGAGGTCGGCCTTGCCCTTTTCAGCCGCGGCCAGGCCGTCGGCGATTTTCTGGCGGCGCTCATCCATCGCCTTCGTCAGGGGCGGCCACACGAATTTCATCGTGAACCAGCCCAGAACGAAGAACACGAGCATCTGGAAAAAGATCGTCGCGTTCAGATTCACGGTCGTTTCCCTTTAACACCTTAAGGCTCGGGCGTTTCCTGGGAAACGCCACCGAGCACTCGATACCAGCTGGCGGCAACGCGCGCATGGAAGCCCGGATGGGGCCTGACAGCACGCGCCCCGCGCCACCACCAGCTTATTCGACCCGCCGGCGTGCCGGCGGGCATGCGCCATTAACCGACGAACGGGTTGGCGAACGCGAACAGCATCGCGATACCGACGCCGATCAGGAACGCGGCGTCGATCAGGCCAGCCAGCAGGAACATCTTGGTTTGCAGGGCGTTCATCAGTTCAGGCTGACGAGCCGAAGCTTCCAGATATTTGCCCCCCATCAGCGCGATACCGATGCAAGCGCCGATAGCGCCCAGACCGATGATGAGACCGCAGGCGAGAGCAACGAAAGCTACGTTGGTCATGACAACTCCTTGTTGAGAAATCTGAATGTCAAGAGATTGGAAGTGGAACAGCGCTATGCAAGAAAATCTTGCGTCCCGGCGCGGGCCGGAACCCGCGCCGAAAAACCGGTCAATGTCCTTCGTGGGCCTGGCCGATATAGACCAGCGTCAGCATCATGAAGATAAAGCCCTGCAGCAGCACGATCAGGATGTGGAAGATCGCCCAGATCGAACCCGCCAGCAGTTGGCCGATGCCCAGCCCGATGCTGGTGCCGTTGAAGCCCGTCCACGCACCGCCCAGCAGGGCGATCAGCATGAAGATGAGTTCGCCGGCGAACATGTTGCCGAACAACCGCATGCCCAGCGACACGGACTTGGCGGCGTATTCGATGATGTTCAGCAGCAGGTTGAAGGGGAACAGCAGCACGGCGGCGATGCCATGCGCATGGAAAGGCGCGCTGACCAGTTCCTTGACGAAGCCGCCCGGGTGCTTGATTTTCAGGCCGTAGTAGAACATCAGCAGCAGCACGCCCAGCGACATACCCATCGGCACGTTCAGGTCGGCCGTCGGCAGGATACGGTGGTAGTACAGCAGGTCGCCATGGTGGGCGCCCCAGCCCGTCCAGCGCAGGATGGTGGCCAGCAGATCGACCGGCACCAGGTCCAGCGCGTTCATCATGACGATCCACAGGAAGACCGTCAGCGCCAGCGGCGAAACGAAACGGCGCGAGACTTCGTTCGGCACGATGGACTTGGCCTGCTCTTCGACCATGTCCACCAGGGATTCCACGAACATCTGGAAACGGCCCGGCACGCCAGTGGTGGCCTTGCGGGCGGCGCGCCACAGGAAGAACACCACGACCAGGCCCATCAGGATGGACCAGAACAGGGAGTCGTAGTTGATGACATCGAAATTGGCGATCGCGGTTTGCTTTTCGCCAATATTGTTGAAGTGCACCAGATGATGCTGGATGTACTCCGACTGGGGCGACACGTCGCTGGCAGCAGCCATTTATTTCCTACCCTGTTTGCTGTCGCTGGCGCGTCACGCCAGCCATTTAGAACGATTAGAAGCGTCGCTACGACAACTTGCCGAACATCAAGAGCAGCACATATCCCTTGAGCGTGCAGATCAGGCCGATAAGCATGGCAGGCCAGACGATCGCGTCGCCACCGAGGCGCACCGCCAGCCACAACAGCAGCACCGTCGCGGCAAGCTTGAATGCCTCGCCCAGGAAGAACGTGAACGGATTGGTTCGGCCCGGCCGGTTCGAGTCCAGCAGCAGCCGTAGCGCAAACAAAGTGTTTGGCACTAGATACGCCCCCGCCCCCACCAGCGCCGACAAGCCCGCCGACGTCCCCGCAATCACCCACGCCCCGACTGTGGCCAGTACCGCCATGACGCATTGCGCCAGAACGGCCCTTGCCAGCCCGCGACGGGTTCCGGCACGCAATGCGGTTTTTTCTTCCGCACCGAGCACCAGCCGCGACTCCCCATCCGACCGCTCGGGCGAAGGCAAGCCTTTGGAATCATCGATGAATTCCGTCAACCCCACACCCAATCATCAGATGCTGCCCGGCTCGCTGAACAACGGCTCTACCGCCCGCTCATCAACCTGCCCAACCGCCGTTTGCTGCCTAGTTGCTGCCTCTTTGTTGCCTCGTGTTTGCCTGGCTCCAGCCTGGTTTCCTACCGGGATCCCACGCCGCCTGCCGACCGGCTACCGACTGCTTACTCACCTGCTTAACCCACCGCCACGCAGTCCACATCCGCCCGGCGCGAACCGCCGTGCCGCGATGTTATCCCGCAAGCGTCAAACTATTGGAGTATAGCTGGAATCCGAGGCGACCCGCAAATCGGCCAGGCTGACAACTCGCTGAGTGCGGAGGGTACCATGGCGCCGGCACAACACCGGGCCGGACGCCCCGCCATCCCGCCCCGCGTCGCCCGGCTGCCGGGTCGCCGGTCAGCCCGCCCGCGGGTCGCCTCCGGAAAGGCGGGCCGCAAAAAAGGGCGCTTCCGCGCCCCTTGCGGCTCCGCCGCCGGCCGCCCTTCCCGGGCGGCCGGCCGGATCAGTTGTCCTGAACCGGAGGCGGCGCCCATTGCTGGTCCAGGGCAATGTCGCGCGGCCAGTACAACCGCATGTTGAGCATGAACGGACCGGACTCCGGCGCCGGCAGCCAGTTGGCCTGCCGCTCCCCGCGGGGCGCGCGCCGCTGGATATAGATGTCCAGCGAACCGTCGGCGTTGTAGCGCAGGTTGTCGGTGCTGCGGATCGCGTAGCGGCGCGCCTGGTTTTCGACGAAGGTCTGGTTGGGCCCGTACAGGTTCAGCGACCAGAACGCGTTGGCCGGCGGCAGCTGGCCCTTGTCGAAGTGCAGCACGTAGTCGTCGTCCGCGGTCAGGAGATCGCCGTCCGAATCGATCAGCGTCACGGGATACAGGATGTCCTCCGGCAAGCCGGCGCCCAGCCCCGCGTAGGCCACCGCGGCCCGGCGCAGATAGTTGGTGCCATAGGTGCCGATGCCGCCGGTTACGGTATTCCAGCCGTTCATGCCCGACCCCAGCCGAGACACGTAGTCGGCGATGCGGCGGCCGGCTTCCGGCCCGGCCTGGGTCAGTGCCTGCTGCACGGCGGGATCCAGCTGCGAGAAAGCCACCGGCGCCGTGGTGCCCAGGCCGATGCGGCGCAGGCGGTCCAGCATGGGGTAGTCGTTGGCATGGGGCGGATTGTTGCGTACGGCGTCCGCGAACAGGCCGAAGAAGGTCGCGGCATCCATGCCGGCCACCTGCTCCACCGGCGGCGCGGCGCTGGGCGCGACCTGGGTGGTGGGCGTATAGGCGGGCGTCATGGGCATGGCCGGGCCCGGACGCGCGCCCGGCGGCAACGGACGCATGGGCGTCAGCGAGCCGGGCGGCGTGCGCCCACCCGGCACGGGCGGGGCCGGCGGCGCCACATAAGGTGTCACGCCGATATTGGCCTGCCATTGATTCACGGCGGGATAGTCGGCCTGGCCACGCGTCTGCACGTGGCCGACCACCCAGCCCATGGAAGTCGGGCTGCGCACCACGTCGATACCCGGGGGCAAAGTGCCGTTCCAATACGGCCCGACGATGGCGAAGGCCTGCGGGCCGTTGCCGTTGGTACGGGTGCCGCGCGACGCGAAGACGTCCGTCCACATATCCATCAGCGACAGGACGTAGAAGCGGTCCCCCGCATCCGGCACGCGAACGATCAGCGGCCCGTTGCTGACGTCGTACCACATGCTGGAATACAGGGTGTCCGTGTTCGGCCAGCGGGCGTTGGGCGTTTGCGCGTCGGGGAAGGCGGTCTTGTGACCGAATTGGTTCATGGGGGCCTTGCCGTCCGCCGGCGACGACACGCTGGTGGTGTTGCGGCGGGTCAGCTCCATCAACACCATGGGATAGGCGTAGATATACGCGTCGACGGCGGCGTCGTGCAGTTCGGCGGCCGACATGGGCGCCGAGGGAACCGACGCCGGGACGGGGGCGACGGGTTGGGTCGTCATGCGCAAGGTGGGTTGGGGGGCTTGCGCGGATGCGATGCCGCTGACGCCGAAAATGCAGGCCAGGGCGGCCAGCCGCCATTTACCGGAATGGGAGGCAATGGGCATGGAGAGGCTCCTTTGTTGTTGCCGGGCGGGCCCCGTCAGCAACCGGCGCGCCTGCTCATCAGCGCCTCGCCACGGGGGCCGTCCTGTTTGTTGGAACCTCAAGCATAGGTCGGGGCCTTGATACATCCCCTGCAAGAACGTATCAAGGCGCAACCGCACCGATCAGCGGTGGTGGAAGTTGGGCTTGCGCTTCTCCACGAAAGCCGCCATCCCCTCTTTCTGGTCCGGCGTGCCGAACAGCGCATGGAACACCCGCCGCTCGAACAGCATGCCCTCGTTCAGGGGCGACTCGTAGGCGCGGTTCACGCACTCCTTGGCCATCATGGCCGCCGGCAGCGGCATGGCGGCGATCACCGTCGCCACCTCGACGGCTTCGTCCAGCAGTTTGTCGGCGGGCACCACGCGCGACACCAGGCCGGCGCGTTCCGCCTCCTCGGCCCCCATCATGCGGCCGGTCAGCACCATGTCCATGGCCTTGGCCTTGCCTACCGCGCGCGGCAGGCGCTGCGTGCCGCCGGCGCCCGGGATGACGCCCAGCTTGATTTCCGGCTGGCCGAACTTGGCCGTGTCCGCGGCCACCAGGATGTCGCACATCATGGCCAATTCGCAGCCGCCGCCCAGCGCATACCCCGCCACGGCGGCGATCACCGGTTTGCGGATGCGCTTCAGGGTCTCCCAGTTGCGCGTGATGTAGTCGGTGCCATACACATCCATGTATGACCAATCCTTCATCGCGCCGATGTCGGCGCCTGCCGCGAACGCCTTTTCGCTGCCGGTGATGACGATGGCGCCGATGGAGGCGTCCTGTTCGAAAGCCAGGAGCGCCCGGCCCAGTTCGTCCATCAAGGCATCGTTCAAGGCGTTCAGGGCCTGGGGCCGGT is from Bordetella bronchialis and encodes:
- a CDS encoding carboxymuconolactone decarboxylase family protein yields the protein MSQRLNYYKLSAELAKKYTEFSVALKKRPVVEELGHLVTLRASQMNGCVFCVDMHVKEGRIHGERELRQHHVAIWWESPLFIDREKAALAWTEIVTRLPAHGIPEEAYQQALAHFSEEELSDLTFLVVGINGWNRLGVAFLPVPGSADELYGLTKAGLK
- a CDS encoding F0F1 ATP synthase subunit epsilon → MATLHVDVVSAEAAIFTGEAKFVVLPGEAGELGILPGHTPLISRIRPGTLKIVREDNSEENVFVAGGILEVQPGSVTVLADTAIRAADLDEAKAEAARQKAEEALRNAKDKADIAVVEAELAMLAAQAVAARRLRAAPGRRH
- the atpD gene encoding F0F1 ATP synthase subunit beta; the encoded protein is MSNGTIVQCIGAVVDIQFPRDQMPKIYEALTLTEEGNAFAEKGLTFEVQQQLGDGVVRTIALGSSDGLRRGMNVAATGAPISVPVGTGTLGRIMDVLGRPIDEAGAIQHEEKRAIHQEAPKFDELSPSVELLETGIKVIDLVCPFAKGGKVGLFGGAGVGKTVNMMELINNIAKQHSGLSVFAGVGERTREGNDFYHEMEESNVLDKVAMVFGQMNEPPGNRLRVALTGLTMAEKFRDEGRDILFFVDNIYRYTLAGTEVSALLGRMPSAVGYQPTLAEEMGKLQERITSTKTGSITSIQAVYVPADDLTDPSPATTFQHLDSTVVLSRDIAALGIYPAVDPLDSTSRQLDPQVVGEEHYAVARGVQQTLQRYKELRDIIAILGMDELSPEDKLAVARARKIQRFLSQPFHVAEVFTGSPGKYVPLAETIRGFKMIVNGECDALPEQAFYMVGTIDEAFEKAKKLQ
- the atpG gene encoding F0F1 ATP synthase subunit gamma, with amino-acid sequence MPGIKEIRTKIKSVQNTRKITKAMEMVAASKMRKAQERMRAGRPYATKVRAIASHLMQANPEYSHPYLIEREQVKAVGVVLVTTDKGLCGGLNTNVSRVTLAKLKEFQERGVKVQFTALGNKGLGLLTRISANLVSQEVGLGDQPHLDRLLGAIKVQLDAYLDGRIDELYVATTRFVNTMKQEPVMLRLLPLPSGDLEDPFHAGETTAALKSEYSWDYIYEPDARTVIDDLLQRYVEGVLFQAVAENMASEQSARMVAMKAASDNAKKVIGDLQLVYNKTRQAAITKEISEIVGGAAAV
- the atpA gene encoding F0F1 ATP synthase subunit alpha, which gives rise to MQLNPSEISELLKSRIEGLGASTDIRTQGTVVSVTDGITRIHGLSDVMQGEMLEFPNNTFGLALNLERDSVGAVILGDYTGVSEGDQVKTTGRILEVPVGPELKGRVVNTLGEPIDGRGPVNTKETDVIEKVAPGVIARRSVSQPVQTGIKAIDSMVPIGRGQRELIIGDRQTGKTAVAVDTIISQKGKGVTCVYVAIGQKASTINNVVRKLEEHGAMEYTIVVAASASDSAAMQYLAPYAGCTMGEYFRDRGEDALIIYDDLTKQAWAYRQVSLLLRRPPGREAYPGDVFYLHSRLLERAARVNEEYVEKFTNGAVKGKTGSLTALPIIETQAGDVSAFVPTNVISITDGQIFLETDLFNAGVRPAINAGISVSRVGGAAQTKVIKKLSGGIRTDLAQYRELAAFAQFASDLDDATRRQLERGKRVVELLKQPQYQPLQVWELAVSLYTVNNGYLDDVEVSQVLAFEKALKDHLKSKLPEVIQRIEDTKELSKDDEAVLASEIQEFKKHGAF
- a CDS encoding F0F1 ATP synthase subunit delta, with the translated sequence MAELSTVARPYAEALFAAARDDKAGLDLWAGLVNQMAQVAANADVREAMSDPRLGDDERAQTFAALLKGEVPQAARNFIDVLVENGRLLLLPEIAEQFLALKNRHEGTAQANITSAFEMTPEQVKDLLSALELKFGLKLKPHVTIDPSLIGGVRVAVGDQVLDTSVQAQLARMRDTLAA
- a CDS encoding F0F1 ATP synthase subunit B, with product MNLNATIFFQMLVFFVLGWFTMKFVWPPLTKAMDERRQKIADGLAAAEKGKADLAQAQARISLIEASAKSENHARMVEAEKQAAQLLEQARREAEAERARIVAQARQDAELEVQRARDNLRDEVAALAVKGAEQILRREIDARAHAELLTQLKAQL
- the atpE gene encoding F0F1 ATP synthase subunit C codes for the protein MTNVAFVALACGLIIGLGAIGACIGIALMGGKYLEASARQPELMNALQTKMFLLAGLIDAAFLIGVGIAMLFAFANPFVG
- the atpB gene encoding F0F1 ATP synthase subunit A; amino-acid sequence: MAAASDVSPQSEYIQHHLVHFNNIGEKQTAIANFDVINYDSLFWSILMGLVVVFFLWRAARKATTGVPGRFQMFVESLVDMVEEQAKSIVPNEVSRRFVSPLALTVFLWIVMMNALDLVPVDLLATILRWTGWGAHHGDLLYYHRILPTADLNVPMGMSLGVLLLMFYYGLKIKHPGGFVKELVSAPFHAHGIAAVLLFPFNLLLNIIEYAAKSVSLGMRLFGNMFAGELIFMLIALLGGAWTGFNGTSIGLGIGQLLAGSIWAIFHILIVLLQGFIFMMLTLVYIGQAHEGH
- a CDS encoding ATP synthase subunit I, with the translated sequence MTEFIDDSKGLPSPERSDGESRLVLGAEEKTALRAGTRRGLARAVLAQCVMAVLATVGAWVIAGTSAGLSALVGAGAYLVPNTLFALRLLLDSNRPGRTNPFTFFLGEAFKLAATVLLLWLAVRLGGDAIVWPAMLIGLICTLKGYVLLLMFGKLS
- a CDS encoding DUF1254 domain-containing protein; this translates as MPIASHSGKWRLAALACIFGVSGIASAQAPQPTLRMTTQPVAPVPASVPSAPMSAAELHDAAVDAYIYAYPMVLMELTRRNTTSVSSPADGKAPMNQFGHKTAFPDAQTPNARWPNTDTLYSSMWYDVSNGPLIVRVPDAGDRFYVLSLMDMWTDVFASRGTRTNGNGPQAFAIVGPYWNGTLPPGIDVVRSPTSMGWVVGHVQTRGQADYPAVNQWQANIGVTPYVAPPAPPVPGGRTPPGSLTPMRPLPPGARPGPAMPMTPAYTPTTQVAPSAAPPVEQVAGMDAATFFGLFADAVRNNPPHANDYPMLDRLRRIGLGTTAPVAFSQLDPAVQQALTQAGPEAGRRIADYVSRLGSGMNGWNTVTGGIGTYGTNYLRRAAVAYAGLGAGLPEDILYPVTLIDSDGDLLTADDDYVLHFDKGQLPPANAFWSLNLYGPNQTFVENQARRYAIRSTDNLRYNADGSLDIYIQRRAPRGERQANWLPAPESGPFMLNMRLYWPRDIALDQQWAPPPVQDN
- a CDS encoding enoyl-CoA hydratase, whose protein sequence is MNDSLVLIETRGRVGLLTLNRPQALNALNDALMDELGRALLAFEQDASIGAIVITGSEKAFAAGADIGAMKDWSYMDVYGTDYITRNWETLKRIRKPVIAAVAGYALGGGCELAMMCDILVAADTAKFGQPEIKLGVIPGAGGTQRLPRAVGKAKAMDMVLTGRMMGAEEAERAGLVSRVVPADKLLDEAVEVATVIAAMPLPAAMMAKECVNRAYESPLNEGMLFERRVFHALFGTPDQKEGMAAFVEKRKPNFHHR